In Sardina pilchardus chromosome 8, fSarPil1.1, whole genome shotgun sequence, the genomic window TCTTTATTGTCGTCACTTTAACTAGGGTAATTGTGgtacttatgtttgcaagtgttgaattttgtggCAAAAGTTCAATAACTTTTCTTAATATTAATAATTTCAAATTAATTCTTAATAATTGATATTAATATATATTACAATATATTAATAATTGTTTAATAAGAGCAAGATTTAcacttaaatcccaatggggaaattatttgcaaaatgttcaataaaaaaacatatttgaaataatttctTGTCTTTTGACAGTTGCAGGTGTTGCGTGGCAACGTTACTAGCTGagtttcaatgaaattccactGCAATTAGCGAacggattgatatgaaatacgtgaattaaaagcacaaaacccgttgccattgacagcggtcattatatactttgcagcggtcattatatagatttaacagacctccGAACGTTAGGAAAGCCCCAtcatgtgaatggaactctCTGCAGCCCTCTGAAGTGCCGTGTAATAATGTATTTGATCACCTTGTGTTGTGTCAGAGTGTTCTTCTTGGACATGACGGAGAAGTGCCGTGTAATAATGTATTTGATCACCTTGTGTTGTGTCAGAGTGTTCTTCTTGGACATGACGGATGACGTCGCAGCAGAGCGTCTGTCTCTCAGAGCCGTCGATCCGGTTACAGGAgagaggtgagacacacacacacacacacacacacacacacacacctaaaacagacatcacacaaagataaaacacacacacatcacacacatctctcctgcTGCCTAACCACACACAAGACTATTTTCTGTTTTCTGATGGTGTAGAGCACATGAGTTGCCTTGTGTATAAAGAACGCTATccaaataacccccccccccccccccccccgcaggtACCACTCTCTGTACCGGCCCGCCCCCagcgctgaggtgaaggcccgCCTGGTGTTCGACCCGCGGGACAGCGAGAgccgtgtgcgtgcgcgcctgCGCGAGTACTGGGAGCAGGTGTCCATGCTGCAGGCCTTCTACCCCGACGCCATCCACATCAACGCCGACCAGGACCCCCACACCGTCTTCCAGTCCATCGAGAGCCGCCTGGTGGGGCGCCTCCCCAAGACCCTGACGGACGCGAAGGAGAGCCAATCAGAATGAGCCGATCCCGGCTCTGTGCCCCCGTGGTCCCGCCCACCCTGCTGTGCCCACGTGTGCCACCACAGCTCCCACCGCCTCCCTggcgtgaggagagaggagcaggcctCAGCAGCTCTGTTTGTGATAATAAAACTGCCTTTACCAAACACACGAGTGCTGAATATTCTACGCGCCGGtcttctcttacacacacagcgcgGGGCGGCGGGGGGCAGATGGCTCTGATCTGCCCTATTCTGCCCCAGTCTGTGGATCAGATGACGGGGGGCTTTTGTCCTGCTTTACAAGCGGCTTATTAAACaaccccaaacaaacaaaagagccCTCCAGAGAGCCTGGCCCTCTCAAGTTGATCCTCTCCCTAATACCCCCCCAGCTACTTGCCCCTGCGCTCCCAGGGGTGCCAGCGCCCACATTAATTATGAGTTGCTCTAATTAATGTAGCAGTAGAATGCAGCCTGCTCAAGCCCTCTGTGAGGGCCGACTTTAGTTCTGCCTCAGCAGGCAAATGCTTAGGAACTCTGTTTTGATTATTAGAGATACATGCAGagctctcttctccatctctctctctctctctctctctctctctctctctcttcccttcctcatatctccctctccctttcacaccccacctctctctctctctctctctctctctcgctctctcgctctctctctccgtgttctCGCTGACGTGCCCCATTTCCACTGCTTTTCTGCGGAGGACACCAATCATTTTAATGTGAGTGAGACATTCATTGTAGTGTAATTAGCACAGTTGTGCAGCAGCAGCGTCTCCAGATGAGCCTGCTGTATTCACAGGACACCTCAGGTGCACAATGCACATATTGCTCTGTTGAATTGATAAACATCGATATGTTCAGCATCTATTCTACATCTATCTATTCTAAGTCAACTCAAATgagtgacatttttttttccatgtaaTATTTCCCAGTTATGTAATATGGTCATCaacaaagacatgcacacacacacacacacatacacatagaatgATGTGAAGAATATGAAATAAAAGTGTGAAAGGAGGtgctgtgtgcctctctctacAGTATAGTCACCAGGCTCAgttgtgacacacacagagtgatgagAAGAAGATGAAACACAGGGTTCCAACGGGTCATGGTATTTTGGAAAGTCTACTCCAGACATTCAAAGTCAGGGGATTTGATAATTTTTGGAGCAAAGTCCTGAGATATCAGGGATTGTTTTTGTAGCAGTTTAATGTACTTGTTCTTGCCAGAacaaatgaatacaaatataTGTGGTTATACTTTGGTTATTAGCTTTACTGCTTGCTTGAGTAGTCGTAGCCTAGTTAGcccaactttgtttattcaGTACCCATTtactcatctccctctctaaaAAGGTAAGAGTCTTGAACGCGGAGTGACTGCTCTGAAATGTTTGGTTGTTATTTTGTATCAGTCATTATAAAGTAGGTCATggaatttttttattttttgtgaaaatcaatcTCAGTAGTCTAAACGTACAAGAGAAGTTAAAGTGTAGAATGCGCGTTAACAGTGAAGTTGATTGTTATGTTAACAGTGGAGTTTATTGGTTCTCAATTGTCTGCATAAATgtgacatcacatcacagaTAGAGCAGACTTATCTTAAGAAATGATAAGTGCTGAATGTAGCATCACAATGGATactgaatgtactgtagcatcacagcagatactgtatgtgatgtcttTTCTTAAGAAATGATGAGTACTGAATCACAATGGATACTGAATGCAGCATCACAGAGCGGATGGGGTGTGATCTCATAAAAGAGATAGTACATGATGTCACAGAGACGATGGCATGCCACTGTGACATCACAGTGTAATGGAACAGAGGACCAACTAAAGTTGGCATCCCAGAAGAAATGGAATGTGATGTCACAGACAAGATGGCTCTGACTGGTCGTTAGTTTCCATGGTGTCCCCACTGGCCCCCGTCAGGCGAGCGCTGAGGTCATGGCTGAGCTCCACTGGCCCGTGTCCctcacacatgtagcctacatgatcTTTAACAGCGGCCTCCCCTGACCTGCTAATTAGAACTAATCTCACATCTGCCACACAGATCCCTCTCATTACTCCTGCATCtcattaggggggggggggggttgctctgGAGACCAACTGAAGCCCCTCTCTCTTCTGAATATTAAGCACAGCTCCAACAACCACTTTAAGACCTGCCACAAACATATAAACATTTACATGGAGAGGCCCAAGCAATGACAAAAAAGGAGTGAGAAAATTAAACATAATACAGGAGTCAGAAAAAATGATGTAAGCAGGACCTATGAAATACCACAGAGGGTTATTTAATATGGTACATTACCAAATCTCACTATGATCTATACTATGTTAACATTGTAGACTGTGTTTTACTTTATGTGTGAAAGTGCATGATAACTGCATAGTGGTTGAATCAGGTAAAATCACAAAAGTGGTAGAATTTGGTAGGAAAAGGAGATAAGTTCTGAATCACAGACCATTTTACATGGAAATGATAGAAATAATAGAActcttattttgaaatatacaGCTGCGATCCCatgagaacttttattttgaaattgtCTGTGCAAAGGAAAATCCGGAAGTTTGCTTCTGACGTCAGCCGGACAGCATGGAGTTGTACTGTGGACATGTGAAACATTGAGAGCGAGGTAAAACATAACATCTAGTGTCCTTATTCAGTAGAATTCTCTCACCTTACATTATTGCTTTGGCTTATTAGTGTAGCAGAGTTGAAACATATGTGTTGTAGACTATTGGTGAATAGTTACGAAAAGTAGCTGATGCTACGTAGCGCACACGTGAGTTGACAACCAGCTTTTCTTTCCTAATGGTGATGGTGTTTCTGTAAAATGCCATTTTCACCAAAGTAACACATAGATAACCTAACCCTATAGTTAGCAAACTTGTGTTTAACGTTCGTCGCGCTCATAAAGTAGTTTACAATAGTAGTTAGCATCATTTTAGGTAGCCTTCACATGTAGCACCATCGTAAACAAAATGTGAACGTCAGCGTTGTGGTTGTGTTTCAGACAGTTATCGGAACATCATGGCAGAGGAAACTTTGATGATCAACTTTTCGACCCCTGAAAATTTTAAAGCACCCAAGACCTATCGGGGCTCTTTCAAAGCGCGTGACAAGTGGGCACAGGTAAATTGATGCATGTatctgcatgtgcatgtttaCAATTACAGACACCACTGTCGGCAAAGACTCTATTTTCAGCGATGTTGGAGTGAGTAATTATAAGCTTTGCTGTAaaagtgtacagtgtgtgattgtgcatgtgtgtgacgtgCTCTTCACAGAAAAAGCAGGCGGCTGCCTTGAAACGCAAGGCTTCAGGAGAGCGTCCCGCTCCGTCATTCAAACACAAGAAAGCTCGTCATTCAGACCAGACGCCTGATTCACAGCCGACTCCTCTCAGCCCGAAATCTCCTCAGAAGCATAAAAAGAACTCCCAGTCAGAGCAGACCTCCAAGCCTCAGAATGTACCCCCCAGCCCGAAATCTCCCCAGAAGCACAAAAAGCATTCTGAGCCAGAGGAGTCCTCCAACGCAGAGGACCAGAGTGCACCTCCCGTCCCCAAGTCTCCTCCAGAACAGAAGAAGCCTCCTCAGTCCGACCCGGAGCAGGACACCCCTGGATCCCCCGGTCCTAAGACATCTCCACGGAAACCGGGCCGGGGTGGGCAGGGTGCGCAGGGGAAGAGGGGCGCTGGTCAGCGGCCGGCAGACAGGAAGCGGGGCGATGGCAGCGGGGCAGCAGCGGGCGGCAAAGCCGTCATCAAGACCTCCAGCCTCTTCAGAAACAACCCCGACATCCCCAGTGTCCCGGCGTAAGGCCCTCTCTCTGCtttaaacctgtgtgtgtgtgtgtgtgtgtgtgtgtgtgtgtgtgtgtgtgtgtgtgtgtatgtgtgtctctctgttttaaacgtgtgtgcgtgtgtgtgtgtgtgtgtgtgtgtgtgtgtgtgtgtcatgaggaTATCATGAGAATATAAGGAAGTCCAGTAATGGATATGTAATAACATGTAATGTTTTATACATTGAGTACTTATAGAAATGTTTTATGGGGGAGTATGCATCGTTAGCATGAGAGATCTGGGGCGCCATTGATGTATTTGTGGAGTTGAACTTGAGCTcattgaactgtgtgtgtgtgtgtgtgtgtgtgtgtgtgcacagtccTAGTGTGACCCAGCTGAAGGAAAAGGTCTTCACCAGCGACTCCTTCTCTGAGCTGGACCTGCATCCCCACCTGGTGAGATAGTCACGCCTCCTTACTCCTCTCCGCTCAGGggttcacctgtctctctctctcgcctcacacctcacctgtctctctctcacctgacctcttctcccgtctctctctcaccccacctcttacttgtctctctctctctctctctctctctctctctctctctctctctctctctctctctctctcacacatcctgCAGGTGGCAACACTCAACAAGGTCCTGAATGTGTCCAGTATGACCAGGTAAGGTCCACATCAGTGACTGCTGTCTGCACAGCTCGTTTCACCTgcgtgcacatactgtacctgtctgtaggctacaccagctctgtgtgtgttgagacgaTGATGCCCCAGTAATGTACTTCTCTCCTTGTGTGTAGCGTCCAGAAACAGACCATTCCCGTGCTACTAGCGGGAAAAGACGCCGTTGTGCGCTCTCAAACCGGTTCAGGTGAGCTGAAACTGTAGCTTCATTGTCACAAATactgtcatttcccaactattagccgcggctaatGCACTGATTTAGTGTAGAAACGGGTGCGCACTtctgaatattttaaaaataggtgctggactcaaaagagcaacagtaaaaaggacaaaaaaagtccgcacactaaggctccaatattatttcttttattcaccacatgtgacgtttcgggccacactgcccttcctcagactgaggaagggcagtgtggcccgaaacgtcacatgtggtgaataaaagaaataatattggagccttagtgtgcggactttttttttcctttttactGATACACTGATTTAGCAACAGTCCTCCAGCTGTGAGGTTAATGCATGGGAGCAgttcatatggttttgtttttggcaaatacacaatgcagctaacacacaggaaattactgtatacacCAACATGCATCCCAAATCCAAAGCTCTCATGCTCATTCCGTATAAGATTGTGTCCAGTTGGGTTGTGTATTCACCGGGTCTTTTGTGGCCTGTTGACTGTTTTGAGCTGTTCTGACTGTTAGAGTTGATGCTGATCCCTCTGTAATTCTCATTGGTCCTCTGCAGGGAAGACGTTAGCCTATGGCATTCCCATTGTGCAGTCACTACAGGCAGTAGAGCCCAAAATTAAGGTGAGCAGAGCTGTGTCACTGGCGTCTGGGTTTGCTTTTCTGAGTGgttggcacatacagtacacacacaaactgtgttaaAGCCCTACTGACCTGTTAAAGGCATTCTGTGCTTGATGTGTTTAGTGAGGTCTCACCTTCATGATTTCATGATTTCTGGTTAGGATAGATTTTTAAAAGACTCTTCAATGTCATTGTTGCTAAGCTTGTAATAGGTCCATATTGATCTCCGATATCTTCTGCTGTAGAATATCATGTCCTGGCCATTAACCTTAGCCATAGCCTTAACCTAAGCCATAACCTTAGCTGCTGATAtggccttaaatgaaacaaacaagcaaacctgCTGAAAAGGAGCTAAGCGCTGTCATGTGCAGAAGAGTGTTTTGACAGCAGTGATCTTTGTGCTGATCTTTTACAGCGAGGAGACGGGCCCCTGGCTGTGATTGTGGTCCCTacgagagaggtagagagaatacacacacacacacacacacactctcagtcctTTAGATGGAAGTCATTATTTAATACtgcttgtgtggtgtgtgtgtttgagttaaTCTGTGTTTGGTCCCCATTGTCAGCTGGCCCAACAGAGCTTCCAGATCTTCCAGAAGCTTGTAAAGGTGAGACAGGGCCTACATCAGCGCTGCCATGtcctattatactctctcctctcctacatcagcGCTGCCATGTCctttactctctcctctcctacatcagctgccatgtcctattatactctctcctctcctacatcagcgctgccatgtcctattatactctctcctctcctacatcagctgccatgtcctattatactctctcctctcctacatcagcgctgccatgtcctattatactctctcctctcctacatcagctgccatgtcctattatactctctcctctcctacatcagctgccatgtcctattatactctctcctctcctacatcagcgctgccatgtcctattatactctctcctctcctacatcagcGCTGCCATGTCctttactctctcctctcctacatcagctgccatgtcctattatactctctcctctcctacatcagctgccatgtcctattatactctctcctctcctacatcagcgctgccatgtcctattatactctctcctctcctacatcagctgccatgtcctattatactctctcctctcctacatcagcgctgccatgtcctattatactctctcctctcctacatcagctgccatgtcctattatactctctcctctcctacatcagcgctgccatgtcctattatactctctcctctcctacatcagctgccatgtcctattatactctctcctctcctacatcagtgctgccatgtcctattatactctctcctctcctacatcagtgctgccatgtcctattatactctctcttctcctacaTCAGTGCTGCCATGtcctattatactctctcctctcctacatcagcgctgccatgtcctattatactctctcctctcctacatcagtgctgccatgtcctattatactctctcctctcctacatcagcgctgccatgtcctattatactctctcctctcctacatcagcgctgccatgtcctattatactctctcctctcctacatcagcGCTGCCTtcctattatactctctcctctcctacatcagcgctgccatgtcctattatactctctcctctcctacatcagtgctgccatgtcctattatactctctcctctcctacatcagcgctgccatgtcctattatactctctcctctcctacatcagcgctgccatgtcctattatactctctcctctcctacatcagcgctgccatgtcctattatactctctcctctcctacatcagctgccatgtcctattatactctctcctctcctacatcagctgccatgtcctattatactctctcctctcctacatcagctgccatgtcctattatactctctcctctcctacatcagctgccatgtcctattatactctctcctctcctacatcagcgctgccatgtcctattatactctctcctctcctacatcagctgccatgtcctattatactctctcctctcctacatcagcgctgccatgtcctattatactctctcctctcctacatcagcgctgccatgtcctattatactctctcctctcctacatcagcGCTGCCATGTCCTActatactctctcctctcctacatcagctgccatgtcctattatactctctcctctcctacatcagcgctgccatgtcctattatactctctcctctcctacatcagcgctgccatgtcctattatactctctcctctcctacatcagcTGCCATGTCctttactctctcctctcctacatcagctgtcatgtcctattatactctctcctctcctacatcagcgctgccatgtcctattatactctctcctctcctacatcagctgccatgtcctattatactctctcctctcctacatcagctgccatgtcctattatactctctcctctcctacatcagctgccatgtcctattatactctctcctctcctacatcagctgccatgtcctattttactctctcctctcctacatcagcACTGCCATGTCctttactctctcctctcctacatcagctaccatgtcctattatactctctcctctcctacatcagcgctgccatgtcctattatactctctcctctcctacatcagcGCTGTCATGtcctattatactctctcctctcctacatcagtgctgccatgtcctattatactctctcctctcctacatcagcgctgccatgtcctattatactctctcctctcctacatcagcGCTGTCATGtcctattatactctctcctctcctacatcagtgctgccatgtcctattatactctctcctctcctacatcagcgctgccatgtcctattatactctctcctctcctacatcagcgctgccatgtcctattatactctctcctctcctacatcagctgccatgtcctattatactctctcctctcctacatcagctgccatgtcctattatactctctcctctcctacatcagctgccatgtcctattatactctctcctctcctacatcagcgctgccatgtcctattatactctctcctctcctacatcagcgctgccatgtcctattatactctctcctctcctacatcagctgccatgtcctattatactctctcctctcctacatcagctgccatgtcctattatactctctcctctcctacatcagcgctgccatgtcctattatactctctcctctcctacatcagcgctgccatgtcctattatactctctcctctcctacatcagcgctgccatgtcctattatactctctcctctcctacatcagcgctgccatgtcctattatactctctcctctcctacatcagcgctgccatgtcctattatactctctccctcccttcctctcctctcctgccctgttGTACTGTTTGTCTTCTCCTCACTCTCGtttgttcatctctctcgctctcgctctctctctctctccctctccctctcctctctctctctctctctctctctctctctctctctctctctctctctctctctctctctcttctctctctctctctctctctctctctctctctctctctctctctctctctctctctctctctctctctctctctctctctctctctctctgtagccatTCACGTGGATAGTTCCAGGAGTGTTGATGGGCGGGGAGAAGAGGAAGGCAGAGAAAGCCAGGTAACCAGCTTCTACACTTTCAGCTCCTAAAGCTGGGGCCTAGATAGCTTAAGTGATCAGTACAGGAGTATCAGATACTGTCTGAggagtcaagtgtgtgtgtgtgtgtgtgtgtgtgtgttttcagactgAGGAAAGGCATCAACATCCTGGTGTCCACTCCTGGGCGGCTGGTTGACCACATCAACAACACACTCAGCATCGTCTTCAGCAGCGTGCGCTGGCTCATCCTCGACGAAGccgacaggtgtgtgtgtgtgtgtgtgtgtgtgtgtgtttatttacagAGGAGCATGTTAACTGAGCTGTGTTGTATAAATTTTACTGTaggttctgtgtgtatttgtcagctggtgttggtgtgtgtgtgtgtgtgtatgtatgttgggTGCATTTGGtcattgttgatgtgtgtgttgggtgcatgttgttgttgttgttgttgatgtgtgtgttgtgtttgtccaGGACTCTGGATCTGGGCTTTGAGAAGGACCTGGCGGTCATCCTGAACGCCCTCAATGGTGGCGGCTCCCCCAGACAGAACGTGCTGCTCTCTGCTACACTCACCGAAGGTaagatgaccccccccccccccagcctggaACAGACAAaagatgaccccccccccctcctgcctgGAACAGACCAACCTCAGACATTTACACAACTGGCTCTTCaccctcttaaattcagctccATGTAGCCAAGGACTGCTCACAGCAGCCCAGTCTGATGGCATGATGCAGGCTGAGGGTCTACTGAGCACGCTGTCTGTTACCCAAGTCCTGACTTCTCAAGAGGCATTTATACGTCTGAGAGTAGTGCACAAGACGGCATAGAGCCATAATGAGTGGACAGCAACCCCCGCATTTAGAAATGTCATGTCATATTGATAATTTTCTCATGTCACTTTGTCACTTTTTTAAGAAttgtgaacctgtgtgtgtgtgtgttgcaggattGTGTGTCTAGCGTCTGAttgtgaacctgtgtgtgtgtgtgttgcaggattGTGTGTCTAGCGTCTGAttgtgaacctgtgtgtgtgtgtgttgcaggattGTGTGTCTAGCGTCTGAttgtgaacctgtgtgtgtgtgttgcaggattGTGTGTCTAGCGTCTGAttgtgaacctgtgtgtgtgtgtgttgcaggattGTGTGTCTAGCGTCTGAttgtgaacctgtgtgtgtgttgcaggattGTCCCGACTGGCTGACATCAGCATGAAGGACCCCGTGAGCGTGCACGTGTCGGAGGACGGGAAGAGCGCGCCcgtgtgtgggggtggagaTGAGAAGGCCCGGGCTGCccctgtgtgtgagggggtggagCAGGTGCAGCAGGTGGAGCAGGCGGAGAGGTTCGCCATCCCTGAGAAGCTCCAGCAGCACATGGTGGTGGTCCCCAGCAAGCTGCGCCTGGTCTGCCTCGCCGCCTTCATCCTGGCCAagtgcaaggtgtgtgtgtgcgtgtgtgtgcgtgtgtgcgcgtgtgtgtgtgtgttgactgttttTGGAGAAATCATGCTTGGA contains:
- the ddx31 gene encoding probable ATP-dependent RNA helicase DDX31; this encodes MAEETLMINFSTPENFKAPKTYRGSFKARDKWAQKKQAAALKRKASGERPAPSFKHKKARHSDQTPDSQPTPLSPKSPQKHKKNSQSEQTSKPQNVPPSPKSPQKHKKHSEPEESSNAEDQSAPPVPKSPPEQKKPPQSDPEQDTPGSPGPKTSPRKPGRGGQGAQGKRGAGQRPADRKRGDGSGAAAGGKAVIKTSSLFRNNPDIPSVPAPSVTQLKEKVFTSDSFSELDLHPHLVATLNKVLNVSSMTSVQKQTIPVLLAGKDAVVRSQTGSGKTLAYGIPIVQSLQAVEPKIKRGDGPLAVIVVPTRELAQQSFQIFQKLVKPFTWIVPGVLMGGEKRKAEKARLRKGINILVSTPGRLVDHINNTLSIVFSSVRWLILDEADRTLDLGFEKDLAVILNALNGGGSPRQNVLLSATLTEGLSRLADISMKDPVSVHVSEDGKSAPVCGGGDEKARAAPVCEGVEQVQQVEQAERFAIPEKLQQHMVVVPSKLRLVCLAAFILAKCKFESGQKLIVFLSSCEAVEFLLSLLSAVLCGERGDETTPPKKAPPKNKATPAPTPINFLRLHGNMKQEERMEVFQEFSQCRSGVLLCTDVAARGLDLPQVTWIIQYNPPLSAAEYVHRVGRTARIGAEGSSLLFLTPAEVAYVDVLANHNISLAEMKLEEILSVLMKDERFRGRGRWDHKKGQAVVEQEMRERATVFQTDFENVVHASDESVQTAKRALQSFVRAYTTYPSGLKHIFHLRSLHLGHAAKSFGLRDAPRNLTQNAGENPRKNKNKDKNKDNKRKPGMSERKRVAHLLCSEFGDGADSSALKKKKKRRKKGKMTEEEDDTMEG